Proteins encoded by one window of Candidatus Odinarchaeum yellowstonii:
- a CDS encoding ATP-binding cassette domain-containing protein has product MILEVKDLTKIYEGKTVLKNINLKIHRGDIYILIGPSGAGKTTLLRIIDLLEKPSSGEVIFNGVKISDISKRQETNIRRRIAFLHQKTTLFNMSVFENIAYGLSLRGLPSNIIKNKVKETLIKLGLNHLEKQNATLLSGGEAQRTALARCMVLEPELLLLDEPTANLDPPNVTLIESLIKEMNSENGTTIILATHNMAQAKRLGGRVGVILNGEIIEEGEGERLFNKPSSERVKAFINGDFI; this is encoded by the coding sequence ATGATATTAGAAGTCAAAGATTTAACTAAAATATACGAGGGTAAAACTGTTCTAAAAAATATTAATTTGAAAATCCATAGAGGGGATATCTATATTCTAATAGGGCCCAGCGGCGCCGGTAAAACCACACTACTCAGAATAATCGATTTGTTAGAGAAGCCTTCAAGCGGTGAGGTAATCTTCAACGGTGTTAAAATAAGCGATATAAGTAAAAGACAGGAGACTAATATAAGGCGGAGAATAGCTTTTCTCCATCAAAAAACCACGCTCTTCAACATGAGCGTCTTTGAAAATATAGCATATGGGCTCAGCTTAAGGGGTTTACCGTCAAACATTATTAAAAACAAGGTGAAGGAGACATTAATTAAATTAGGGTTAAACCACCTTGAAAAACAGAATGCAACTCTTCTATCAGGCGGAGAAGCTCAGAGAACCGCTTTAGCAAGATGCATGGTTTTAGAGCCTGAGCTGCTTTTACTAGACGAACCTACCGCTAACCTAGATCCGCCGAACGTGACGTTAATAGAATCTTTAATCAAGGAGATGAACAGCGAAAATGGAACCACCATAATTTTAGCAACACATAATATGGCTCAGGCTAAAAGACTTGGTGGGAGAGTCGGCGTTATTTTAAATGGAGAAATAATAGAGGAGGGGGAAGGTGAAAGGTTATTCAATAAGCCTTCTAGTGAAAGAGTGAAAGCGTTCATAAACGGTGATTTTATTTAA
- the topA gene encoding DNA topoisomerase I, which produces MSTLIITEKPSACLRIASALADDGGLKKFEENGVTYYRVKHNGEQLIVVPALGHLYTVTQRGEGWVYPVFNTTWAPSYKVSKSARNTKSFIEIIRKLASEANTFVNACDFDLEGSLIGYSIIKYSCGEHALKTAKRMKYSTLTKGELTAAFKNMPGSLDLNMVEAGQTRHEVDWLFGINLSRALTLALKNTSGMYRALSTGRVQGPTLSFLYHREKEIRSFVPIPYWVLNAEIELDGTKYQLEYSQSRIDVKAEAERILGGCIGKPAVIRDIKTTEYRQNPPVPFDIGSLQVEAYKLFGFTPRRTLNIAERLYLEALISYPRTSSQKIPESINVIEILKGMAQQPAYRKIAEEILSKDRIIPNQGEKEDPAHPAIHVTGNKPERELDADERRLYDLIAKRFFALFGEPALKESVKAEITIGDHIFYLKGRQVKELGWLRFYEPYFKQDDIILPPLSIGQSLPTPIINLDEKYTTPPPRYNPSSLLKLMEKENLGTKATRADIIETLIKRGFVTSQPMEMTDLGFSVIEVLEKYSPNVLSVKLTRDIEEDLELIQENKKTRKEVIIESINALKPILEEFKLKENVIGADLGAALKKLWKKQNYIGVCPKCGTGELTVIYSRSSYKRFIGCSNYRNGSCNASFPLPQKGRIESTDKKCEHCGYPIIKVFAPGRRPWNMCVNWLQCPGRKASGEAKKPVGG; this is translated from the coding sequence ATGAGCACTCTTATAATCACTGAGAAACCCTCCGCTTGTTTAAGAATAGCTTCAGCTTTAGCTGATGACGGTGGCTTGAAAAAATTTGAGGAAAACGGGGTTACATATTATCGCGTTAAACATAACGGTGAACAACTAATCGTAGTACCCGCCTTAGGCCACCTTTACACGGTGACTCAGAGGGGTGAAGGATGGGTTTACCCTGTTTTTAACACAACCTGGGCCCCCTCGTATAAAGTTAGTAAATCCGCTAGAAACACTAAAAGCTTTATCGAAATTATTAGGAAACTCGCCTCAGAAGCGAATACGTTCGTGAACGCATGTGACTTCGATCTAGAGGGTAGTCTCATAGGTTACTCTATTATTAAATATTCTTGCGGTGAGCATGCGCTTAAAACCGCTAAAAGAATGAAGTATTCAACTCTAACTAAAGGAGAGTTAACAGCAGCTTTCAAAAACATGCCCGGCAGCCTGGATCTTAATATGGTGGAAGCCGGTCAAACAAGGCATGAAGTTGATTGGCTGTTCGGAATTAATCTAAGCAGAGCTTTAACCCTAGCGCTAAAAAATACGAGTGGAATGTACAGGGCTCTGAGCACTGGTAGAGTTCAAGGCCCAACGCTTTCATTTTTATATCACCGCGAAAAAGAGATCCGATCATTCGTACCTATCCCATACTGGGTGTTAAACGCTGAAATCGAGCTTGATGGAACCAAGTATCAATTAGAATACTCCCAGAGTAGAATAGATGTGAAGGCTGAAGCTGAGCGGATACTAGGGGGGTGTATAGGTAAACCAGCGGTTATACGCGATATTAAAACTACAGAGTACCGCCAGAACCCCCCTGTTCCATTCGACATAGGCTCTCTTCAAGTTGAAGCTTATAAATTATTCGGGTTCACTCCAAGGCGTACATTAAATATAGCCGAGCGGCTTTACCTTGAAGCTTTAATCTCATATCCTAGAACTAGCAGTCAGAAAATACCTGAATCAATCAATGTGATTGAAATACTAAAGGGGATGGCTCAGCAGCCGGCTTATAGAAAAATAGCTGAGGAGATACTGAGCAAGGATAGAATTATTCCAAATCAAGGGGAGAAAGAGGACCCAGCTCACCCCGCTATCCACGTGACTGGTAATAAACCTGAAAGAGAATTAGACGCCGATGAAAGAAGGCTCTACGATTTAATCGCTAAAAGATTCTTTGCGCTATTCGGCGAACCTGCCTTAAAAGAAAGTGTTAAAGCAGAGATCACGATAGGAGACCATATATTTTATCTTAAAGGACGTCAGGTGAAGGAACTAGGCTGGCTTAGATTCTATGAACCTTACTTTAAACAAGATGATATTATCCTGCCACCTCTCTCTATCGGCCAGAGTCTCCCAACCCCTATTATAAACTTAGATGAGAAGTATACGACTCCGCCGCCTAGATATAACCCGAGTTCTCTTCTAAAACTTATGGAAAAAGAGAATCTTGGCACTAAGGCCACCCGCGCTGATATAATAGAAACGTTAATAAAGAGAGGATTCGTGACAAGCCAGCCTATGGAGATGACTGATTTAGGTTTCTCAGTTATAGAAGTTTTAGAAAAATATTCCCCTAACGTTTTATCCGTGAAATTAACCCGCGATATCGAAGAGGATTTAGAGCTTATTCAAGAAAATAAGAAGACTAGGAAGGAGGTTATAATAGAGTCTATTAACGCTTTGAAACCAATTCTAGAAGAGTTTAAATTAAAAGAGAATGTTATAGGCGCGGATTTAGGGGCCGCTCTTAAAAAATTGTGGAAGAAGCAAAACTATATCGGTGTATGCCCTAAATGTGGTACAGGAGAGTTAACGGTTATATACTCTCGCTCATCTTATAAGAGATTTATAGGCTGCTCTAATTACCGTAACGGTTCATGTAACGCTAGCTTCCCGCTTCCGCAGAAGGGTAGAATCGAATCCACAGATAAGAAATGCGAGCACTGCGGGTATCCTATTATAAAAGTCTTCGCGCCGGGTAGGCGCCCTTGGAATATGTGCGTTAACTGGCTTCAATGCCCTGGTAGAAAAGCTTCAGGGGAGGCTAAAAAACCTGTTGGAGGATAA
- a CDS encoding DUF115 domain-containing protein, with product MIVKNKLASLKTNFLEKWYPRILAEFGYNAGLDLKAAKLLATMLPSPETLIEKLDFLISNNPIIIIAPGPSLESSIPVVKPALQRLQDKLTLIAVDGALTPLLDNKLTPHILVTDLDGVKPEFLLNASCEIIVLHAHGDNIHRIERYPPQLFSKTLGTCQVDFNNKILNIGGFTDGDRAVCLCEVFNADSVFLLGMDFGFMIGRFSKPYLKTTVEADAAKRRKLIYAMNIIEELIFNSKVKYYCLLHNSELARIPVIGLEELQRLTCL from the coding sequence ATGATAGTTAAAAATAAACTTGCCTCTCTAAAAACGAATTTTTTAGAAAAATGGTATCCTAGAATACTAGCCGAGTTCGGTTATAACGCAGGGTTAGATTTAAAAGCCGCGAAGTTACTTGCTACAATGTTGCCTTCACCTGAAACTCTTATAGAAAAACTGGATTTTTTAATCTCAAACAACCCTATTATTATAATCGCTCCAGGCCCTTCTCTTGAATCTTCAATACCTGTAGTTAAACCAGCATTACAACGTTTACAAGATAAGTTAACTCTAATAGCAGTGGATGGAGCATTAACACCCCTATTGGATAATAAGTTAACACCTCATATATTAGTAACAGATTTGGATGGTGTTAAACCAGAGTTTTTATTAAACGCCAGCTGTGAAATTATTGTTTTACACGCGCACGGTGATAACATTCATAGAATTGAACGCTACCCCCCGCAGCTTTTTTCAAAAACACTTGGCACCTGTCAAGTCGACTTTAATAATAAAATATTGAATATAGGAGGTTTCACCGACGGGGATAGAGCGGTCTGTTTATGCGAGGTTTTTAACGCGGACTCTGTGTTTCTACTAGGCATGGACTTCGGCTTCATGATAGGGCGTTTCTCTAAACCCTATCTTAAAACCACTGTTGAAGCCGATGCTGCTAAGCGGCGTAAACTCATTTATGCTATGAATATAATAGAAGAGTTAATTTTTAATAGTAAAGTTAAATATTACTGTTTACTACACAATTCAGAGTTAGCAAGAATTCCTGTAATAGGGTTAGAGGAGCTTCAAAGATTAACATGTTTATAA